The genomic region TAAcatgtttctttaaaatttaacaGTAACTATTTCAGTGCCTGTGATGCTCCAGTTATTGGGCACAGTAATCTTTCATTACATTTGTGTATCGATTTGTTTTCAGCTCTTTTAtaccaaaaagactgttttgttATGTATGaaactttctttaatttcttggGAGTACATATGCCTAGTAATGGAATCTTTTTGGTTAAAGGATATGGAAATTGCATATTGATTTCTTCTGTATATACTTGGTCAAGTCTTTTCTCTGATGCTcatcttttctatttcatttggCATTGTTTGTGACTGTTCCTCCTCTATTTAGTAACCCATTCCTTAATGGCAAATATtaaatgtgaaagagaaaaaataggcattgaaaaacTTAAACCAATATATCAACTGTCTTGACCCCCATATAAAATACCCACAACCATATCACCACCTTGGAAATAAAATGGAGGGCagtgcattttctcatctttcagtCTAACTTGATTCATTATAATTGGCACTTTTACTTCTTCGTAAAGTGTCTCTCAGTCCAAATGAGCTAGTTACAGTATTGATGATGTGGATATCATATATAGTTGTTGTTTTTGGTTGTCACTGTCCATTTTGGTTTACCAACACCCCTGCGGGGGGGCCCCCCCCCAGGCTCTGTTgagcacatgcacacgcacatatatcctttttgtgtgtgtgtgtgtggtttgttaGGCAGTGCTTTTCCTTAATAATGTTTTGCAAACGAACTTGTATTTTGAACTAGTATTGCCCTTATGTGTCATTCATGTCTTTAATTGTCTAAGATGTACAGGCTTTTTCTGTCTGAGATGATTCCTAGGCCATTAGCTTCTGTGTTACATCAGTTAAATTTATCTAAGAAATAACTTGAGTCAGTATCCTTACTTGTATCCATTCACTGATCTTGGCAGCTTTTTGGATTATATTGTgttgtaattatatataatattttcccATCTTTGGTCCTTTTGAATTTTCatgttgattttgacctttgctgtAGGCAGTCTATTTGGTTACTGGGGCAACTGATTCTGAAGTTACTCCCACATGCATAATCAGTTCTTTCCTATCGAGATTTGGTTTGCCATATCTTACCAAAATTTTTTGTAGTTAtaatgtcctttttcttttttttttcattttctgagtCATATCCTGAGTTAATATTTGCCATCTATGGTACTTTAGAGAAAAATGCAAGCCAGCAAGGAGTAAAGAATATGATATATGATGTGTTTTGAACTGTGCATCTTGATGCATGAATGATGTCTTAGGGTTAATTTTATATAGAGGAGAGTATTGTaggtaaattgaaaaaaatcacgTCTTTTAAATAATTCCTCAGAAGTGATAAGGCCAGTATTAAAGCCATTTTGGTATATACTTTCTTCCCCACTTCCCCTTGCCCTTCCTATCTTCTTTAAGTTCAGCAAGCTATAAGTAGTGTTTGTCGTCAGTGAAGGAAAATCTACATAATTTAAGATGTGTATTTGCAGTTAATATTTACAATTCTAAATGGGAAGTtattttaaggaggaaaatgtCCAAGATTAGCTTAAATATTGGCCTATAGTGAAAAGATATTTTAGAAACTAAAGTTCTAACCAGTTTGGATTTGCAGGCCACACCTTGTTTATGAATTTGTATTCGCACCAACTAATAAGAAATGGAGATTTCTTTGTTTCACTCTCATTTTTGCTGGGCTTGGAAAACACAAATGAACTCGGTCTCCCAAAAGCCCCAGAAAGCCATGGATAAGATGAAgtagatttattgttttatataggTTAGGTGAGATGGTTTTATATCTTAGGTGTTGTATTTTCTTCTGTTACTGGCTTTTTTTATGTAAAGAAATTTATCATACTTGTTTTCTTATAGGATGTACAGTTACCCAGCCCGtgtaccacctcctcctcccattgCTCGTGCAGTGGTGCCCTCCAAACGCCAGCGTGTATCAGGAAACACTTCCCGCAGAGGCAAAAGTGGCTTTAATTCCAAGAGTGGGCAGCGGGGCTCTTCATCCAAATCTGGCAAATGTATGTTATTATAATTGCAACTAACTGTAACTTTCTTAGTTTCAGTCTCTTAAGGATGTAGGGCTTCGTTAGAAGTAGACAGGAATATTAGGAGTTGGAGCATCATTGTGCAGTAAATGACAAGAATAGTAATTTTGGTACTACTTTCATGTGCCCTCCTCATTCATTAATCTGCTCTCCAACCTTAAAGACTCTTTCAGGGTGGAATGAATCAGATATTGGTATGGAATATTAAAACTAATCCTACCATGATCTATTCCATGGGGAGGTTATTGTTTAATTTATTACAAGTTTGTATACAGGAAAAACATAaatgaaagtgtttatttttacatGCTTTGGGAGAAgtgtttggttttgttgttgttgtcattcttttGTAGTCCTATAGGTGATAGTATTTTGGGAACAAAGTAGATGGAAAGAGTCTTTAAAATAGAACGAAGGTGATAAAGGAGAGTGCTGTTGCCAGATATTGGAAAGCACATTGCCTGTAGAATTCAACTGGTTCTCACAAATTGATTGATTCTAGCTCAGGCTTTGCCTAATGATGGTCTGGTGTTATGGAGTCCTATGGGGATGCTTTATAGATACTTGTGGTTTCGTTGTTGAATCTAACCTAGTGGTTTGTTGTTTGGGGTTATAGTGAAAGGTGATGATCTTCAGACAATTAAGAAGGAGTTGACCCAGATAAAACAGAAAGTGGATTCTTTATTGGAGAGCCtggaaaaaattgagaaagaacaaagcaaacaaacaggTAAATGGTGTTCTATCTCAGATGTTGTTGGGTACTCTTATCATCACAAAAGGTAGTTGAAAGAATATGCTGGAGTAGTGGGATATGAAACTTTGTGAAATTGGGAAGGGAATTTTTGTGGGAGGATTTAGACTCGTGCTGCAGTTGTATGATCATTAGCTGGGGATTGTCTACATCCTGTGGACATTACTTGCCCCCTAGACAGACTTGTCCTTCTCATCCCCAGTAGAGATGAAGAATGATAAGTCAGAAGAGGAGCAGAGCAGCAGCTCCCTGAAGAAAGATGAGACTAATGTGAAGATGGAGTCTGAGGGGGGTGCAGATGACTCTGCTGAGGAGGGGGACCTActggatgatgatgataatgaagatcGGGGGGATGACCAGGTGAAAActgtggggaaggaaagaaagatatggTGGAAGGGGGGGACTAGGGACACCTGGAATGCTTTTAACTctgttcttttgtctcttttgtagCTGGAGTTGATCAAGGATGATGAAAAAGAAGCTGAAGAAGGAGAGGATGACAGAGACAGCGCCAATGGCGAGGACGACTCTTAAGCACATGTTGGGGTTTTAGAACTCTCGTCCCATTATTTCTTTACCTAGGCGCTTGTCTTTGATCAAACTTTTCACCAGATCCTCTCTTAGTATCTTCCAGCACATGTTCACTGTTGTACCCAACTTTATCCTTCCCATGTTCATTAATTCTGCCCTGCGCCTAGTCCCTTTGCCACTTCCTTCGATTCTCCTAGTAGTTATATTAAGTCTCCTGTAATTTTGCTCTTTTAATTTTGATACCTCTTTATGACTTTAACAATAAAAAGGATGTATGGTTTTTATCAGCTGTCTCCAAAGGAATCTCTTGTTATGCAGGGAGTAAGCACAGTTCTCTGTTCCATTCAAACATGAGACTGGTAGCTACTTCCACAAGTGAAAAGGCAATCTCATTTAATTCAGTTCCCTGTACCTGAGAACTTTGAGTGTCTTCTCCTACCTAGGATTACAATGTGGGGCTAAAAAAATgtaacagtgatttttttttttttttgtcaatgacAGTTGTCAGAAATGCATAAAGAGGTACTTTCAGAAGAGGAATTAGTGTgtgcttatattttttttaaacagacttTGTTTTCTAAAGTTGATATTGTGGGTTATTAATGTGAAACAGCCTGATGTTTGGAACttttttctcaaaataaaaaaatatattaaaccaggaatttgaagaggaaaaaatgatcccaacccctggtttttctttttacaaaatttttcaCTGTTTTATAATTGTTTGCTCATTGAACATCCATGAAATTTCTGTGAATTTAGCAGGTATTTTTATTAGGAATTAGTACCTAAGGATTTAGTACTTAGGTCATACCGTCCGATTCATATACACATCAGTTTTTTCTTGCTTAAATTTTGTTTCAAAAGGCAGCTTTTGGCCAGAGTTGGGGGTTCTTTGTAGAGTTAACTTAGGGAGTTCATATACCAGCtcattggaattttaaaaattctttggatCCTTTTACAGATGGTATCTGTGGGTAGCTACATATTGGAAATTAACTTTGAGTGAAAATAAATTTCATACCAGTCAGTAAATGACCAAAGATACAAAATTGAGACAGGACAATGGAATTTAAATAagattattattatatagtaaaggagaagggagaacaaCATTAAGCTTACTAAGGATTATGAGTGTTTCCTTTGTTAGATGAATAAACTAATTAAATGGAGCAGGAAGTGAAGCTAGGGGCCAAAATAGTGTCATTTGATGGGTAGGGAGGTTGAGGTTCTTGGTTAACATTGTTCTCTGTTGCAAGTGATCCTGTTAAATCAGGGAGATTAGTCTTCACGtacatttatctttttcatttttgaaagttAATATTTGTGACAGGACCAATTTGGCGACGCAAAGGTCAAAGTAGACTTGAATTCTTCAAGCATTTTTACCCTTAATTTGGGCTTGAAAGGTTGCCTAACATCTGACATTAGTATTCATAAAAAATAGACTGCAGGAAAGTCACATTATGCTATTAGTATTTCTTGGTTTGGCCATTTTAGTTTGCAGTTAAACATAGGAGTCTCAAAGTCTTTCCATCTTGTGTGTTTTCTCCAACACCATAGGTCCATGTTTTTCCATTAGGAAACATATGAAAAGCAATTTGTCAGATTCTTTTATCACAAGCCCTTAGTTCAAAGGACATGTTCACCAGCTGTTATTCCCAAATAGTATCATTATCACTTGTTCCAAAGTCAACCAGTTTGTAAGGGTCTCCAGATCACTACTGGGTAATCCTTAATGGTAATTTTTAGATCTTGTTACTTTTAAAAgacagtaaataataataattggctTTATATTACTCATAAAACGCTTAATGATTTCAGCTCATACACTGCTAGTAAATGGTTGGGTTAGTAATTTTTGGTCTCGTTACTCCCCATTTGGCCTCTCATTAAATTAAGGTTTTGGGTAAGTCAatctctgctttccttttttgCTCATTGGTATTAAGAAGGTGTTCAACTAAATGTCCTTAATctaagctggaaggaacctctaaAATGGATATGATTGTCCTTGGCACACAGGATGGTTTTGAGGGGGGACCCCCCTGCCCCAAGTTTTTTACGTGACTCCTATCTCCGCAAGTACCCTATGCTTTCTTGCTATCCTTCTGGGTTTGAATAAAAAGTCCCTTAATTTGACCCTGCTTCAGAGTGCTCCATGTTTCAATTTCCCCCTCATTCAAAAAGcccattttagttttatttactaCATTTGAATGAGGAACATTATCTCATCAAAGTAAATCTTTGCAGAggatatttgatttttaaaagggaaacatCTTAACTCAGTTGAACCTCTTCTTGCTGGCATGTGCCTTGGAGATAGGAATATTCCCAGGACTTAAACCCTCTACTTAATTGGAGGTTGATAAGAAAATACcttacacatagcaggcactttgtgagtatttgttgaattgaaagaaatgcttgtCCTGGAGGGATCCCAATGCAAGTGGAAATATCTGAGCCTGGGGTTTGGCAGGCTGAACTGAGTGTCATGTAAATGAACAGTATAGGAATCTTATAGATAATACTGTATTGTAGTCCAGAAAAATTGTTGTAGAAAAAGGTTTTAGAGAATTTAATTAtctctagttttaaaaaaaaattaatttttagttttcaacatttacttccataagttttacattttctccaccttcctcccttctcccctcctcaaggtggtgtgcaatctgatatagactctacatacacatcctttttaaacattttcacattattcatgttgtatagaagaattagaacaagtGGGAAGAACCATGAGGAAAGAAAAACCAGAACAAATAGTatattcaatctgcattcagacaccacaTTTCCTTCTGGACatgggtggcattttccatcatcagtcttttggagttgtcttaggtccttgcattgctgagaagagctaagtttatcaaaatcagtcatggaacagtgtggctgttactgtgtacaatgttctggttctgctcactttgctcagcatcagttcatgtaagattCCAgtcgcctgctcatcatttcttatagcacaatagtattccattacattcatataccacaacttgttcagccatttcccaatcgatgggcatctcttcaatttccagttcttggctaccgcaaagagctgctataaatattttcatacatgtgggtccttttcgcattttatgatcactttgggatacagccccagaagtgatattgctgggtcaataaaaatgtatgcacatttttatagccctttgggcatagttccaaactgctctccagaatagttggatcagttcactactccactaacaatgcattagtgttccagttttcccacatctccagtatttatagttttcctgttttgtcatgttagccaatctgataggtgtgaataTCTCTAGTTTTAACAATCATTAAAAGGCCCACcagctctaaaaaaaaaaaccaaaaaccatatGATGTAAAATGTGTCAGGGTTTTAAGTAAATGTTTTCTATAGAACTCCCGGTTAAAATGTACTATTTTTACCCTTCCATTACTGTGGGCTTTTTTCACCTTTTATTTTCAGATTGTCCTAGCTATTATGAAGTAGAAGGTAACATTTCTAGGAAGTGTACAATAGTTTTTTGTTGGCAGGGGTTGTGtgtcagggcagttaggtggcttagtggatagagtgccaggtctggagtcaggaagacttaagtttaaatttgtgtgtgaccgtgggcaaatcactttgccttggttttcacatctgtaaaatgagctggagaaggaaaagaagaactgcttaagtatcttcgccaagaaaacctcaaattagggtctggaagagtcagacatgattgaaaactgCTGAACAACAAAAGTTAAAAGAAGGGCGAGACTTTGGTAAGATACCACACTCATGGCTTTGAGCAGCCAGGGTTCCAGTTTAACCCAAATAAGAGGTGTGTAACCAGGGCAGTTTGAGTTTTTTCTGGTGCTCTTTTAATTGAATTACATGGCCAGGCATCTAGACACAAATCTGCTTCTCAAGTACCAAAGACAAATACTTCAGTCCTAGAATTGGAATGGTTAATTAGCGatattcttcaatattattttacagatgaaggcccAGAGTAACTTTCTTTCACTGTCgcatctgcccaaggtcacagaattagTAGATAAAGTGCAGATTTAGGACAAGAACACAGGTCTCACTTTTTTCATTGCTGCTTCTGCTGGTGATTCCATATTTGTGTTGATACCCAAGGGTTTGTATCAGGTAATATAATTGCTTTATGATAATGGAAAAGTGAACTAATTTGAAAtgtagaaaaaaaggaatgagataCCATGTCATGTCATCTCGTTTCAAAATTGATTAAGATAAAGAgttaaccaaaaaggaaaattccttGTTATGAAGTACGTAGCTTTATAGAAATGGATGGCAGTACTAGCAATTTCTAACCATCACTTTGTGCTATTCAGTACCTAAGTGCTGATCCTTATATTATAGAGAACAAAAAATAATTGACAATACAAGGAAGCAAATCTTGTTGGGCATCTGTTACTGGCTGTGTATATATTCTATTTACATTATGTATTAGCTATCATTATGGAGGATTCTCATACTCAGACTATTGGAGCTTCTGTCCTAATTGTTATCCTGCTTCTAGACCTTCAGGCATTTTGCCACTTGCACTTCTACCACCTGGAGCTGTGGGAAGTTGTGTATCGAATTCCCTGTCAgaatataggatcatagagagctagaagggaccttagaagttaaatttttgtccttttatagatgagaaagcaatcccagagaggttaagtaaattggACAACATTACATAGTAGTAAGTTCCACACCTGGCATTTCCGAACACTTGACTCCAAATGCCTTTTTGCCTCCCACTAACCATGCTTGTGGATTAGCAGACTTAAAACGCCTTTCCCTGGTGACTATTACATCTGATGGCTTTGATTTGTCATAGACAATTGTTGAGATGGGCATTCAAAATGGAAGGACCATGGCAGTGGATGTATATAACTTGTTCCAGAAAGGTAAGGGTGGTAATGTAGCACCACATGTCAAGATAATACAGTAAATATGAAAGGGCCTTAGAAGGCCATCTAGGCCAAGCCcttttattttggaaatgagtaaattgaagCCCTAGGGAGTATAAATGGTTTGCTCTTATGGTAatatttagtcatgtctgactctctgtgaatCCATTGTAGGACAAAGATATTGGTGTggtctgttttcttctccagctcattttacagatgaggaaactgaggcaaacaggattgagtgacttgtctggggttacatagctggtaagtgtctgaggccaatttgaactcagatgagtttttccaattccaagtccaatgctgtaTCCACTCTTACCACTTAGCTCTTGGTTGTAGTAGATAACTACATGACATGTCAgtaagcaattattaaacacctatttaCCAGGCACTGGCTAACAGCTGGGACTACAGATATGATAAAGTCTCTGCCCCTAGGAGCTCAAAATCaatggaagaagacaagaaaggtgaagtggagtggggagggaggggaaggtaggCCATAGTGAAGAAAAAGTTCACAATTAGTGCAGTTGGTTGGGAAATGATGTCTGAGTTGTCCTGCTCTCTCTCAAATGGAGTAACAAGGCTGATTGGATCTTGCAAGATGATATTTCCCCAAGGATGAGGTTACTGGAGGCGTGGTGGAGAAGCCAAAAAAGTGCAAAATGAGTGCTGAAAATATGCTTCGTATCTTTTGATTTATGGTTCTTAGCCTCCTTCCAGCTTCCAGATAGATCAAACTTTGCAACTTTATTTCACATGAAGACCACATTTCCGTAATTCTCCAGCATCACTTCGCTCTAGAGAACTTTCCTGAGGGGGTTCCAGatatcttccctccctcttatGAGTGAAGTATACAGCCACATACCAAAACATCACTTATCCAGGACCTAAGAGCTACAATTATTTGGGCTTACTTAAGCAGAAGAACAGCTGCCTAGTGAGCAGGCAGAATGGTGAGCTAAAGCCACTTTTTGAACGTcaaaagtgctatacaaatgtcaaCTACGTGGTCAGGAAGATGACGAGGCAACAAAGGTGATAGAGGAGCAGTTGAAGTACGAGCGTTATTGCTGAAGTGAAGGATGGGGAAAGCAACCAGCGGTTTGGGGGTGGTGAACAGCCTCAAGACTCAGCAGTGATTGGAATGGGTGGAATGAGGGCAGGCAAAGGTTGGGAAGCTATGAATCTGGGCACACTGctgaatgaaagaaaacacattttttaagCTTTTGAACTCAGCAAAAGGATACGAATGGGAAGAGAAGTCTCTGATCTCGAGGAGACTGTCATGAGTTCACATAGTAATTGGAGAAGACATTTTGTATAGGAAGTGGTAGATTTGGAATTTAAACATAGTTTCCTTTAACCCTATCACTTTCTATTTCAGCAAGCTGTTGATGCATATCTGATTGGAATTCCATTAACCCaatgaaaatagaaggaaagaaaagcaaaagctgtTGTGAGAGTATACTATGGATCTCACCAGATGGACAATGTTAACATTTTCCAAATCAAAGTCACAAATCGGGCATAGCACAGAGTATCTATCTTGTACTGCCTTAACATCTGGAATATTATTCCATTCATAGTAGTCTGTAATTAATTCTAACCAGCAAAGATGTGATCTGTGATGTAGGAGTGATGAAAACATTGGGAGAAAGTGACCATATCTGAGTATAGCAAAGGAATGTGTGTTCTATATTTTAGGAACACATGTAACAAATGACCAGAACCTGGATAGTAATTCCAAAGGATGAAGAATGATGGGAGGCTTGAAAATTTGGAATTCTTACCATTAAgtcaacaaaggaagaaaaaggagagacttCTAAATCACATGTGACTGAACACAGAATTTTTTGATGAGTTGACATCTTAAAGATATCAAAGATAAtgtcagagaggcagatttctaGAATCTGAATCTAAGATACAGAATATGACTTgacaaaaatgctaaagaaaactAATGACTAACCggagaagagaaataggaataCACGGACCCCTTAATTATGATGATAAAATGTTGAATGAGAACAAAAAGAATTGCTGaactattttgcttctgtcttttaaGAAAATTTTGGGCAAAATAAATATAGAGATGAATTCCCAGAAAGCATCTAGGCAATAAAGTGTCCAGGTCCACACAAATTACATCCCGTGATCCAATAAGCTTGCCCCGGACCCCTGACAGAATTGTAGAATGCATTTAAAATCAAATGTTATGTGAAGAATTAGGAGCCTTTCAAGGTTAGGGGAAACCTATGAAATTTCATTTTGATTCCTGCCGGAGATTTGTCAAAGTCTGGATACTTCAGAACTTCAGTGGGCCTAAAAATTATAATTAGCTTAAGTAGTCCTTTACCTAGTACATATTTGAATCATTCTACCCCTCTCTCCTGTGCAATGTCCATTCCCACTCAATATACTGGATTCTTTCGCCGGGGTAAAAAAGTCTTCAGAGGTTGTGCTAAGATAAATCTGATCCTGACAAAATAGAGGCTGTCTAAGGAACTGAGCTTAACGTATCTAGGTACTATGTTGTAGTCAATATAGTGGATCACTTGGGAGTACCAGATTTGCAATCTTTGAAAGGGCTTGGATTCATTGCATGTTTTTGCTACATCTGTGTGGCTTTAGAGAAGTTATATATAGATGGGtatccttcagtttcctgatctgcgaAATTTGACTTGTTTGGACAAGATGAATTCAAAGGTCTCCTCTAGTTCTGAATCTATTATTCTGTAAATATCCCTAACCTTACACGATCAGGCCACTATTTTATATCATATGCATCATTGATATGTGACTTCTCACACACAATCTAGCCTTGttagtatgtttcagtctgtttAGTCtgaattttcattccttttttccagCAATCATCTATGTTTGTGATTTTTCTGAGATTATGGTCCTCCATGTAGTCCTCTGGCATCACTGGAGAAGTATGGATGTTAAAAGATATGGGCTATCAGTTAAATAGCATTGAAAAGTCTTTGGAAACAGTGGACACTCAAGTATGATCCAAGGATTGCTTCCAtcaagtctttcagagttttGTCTCTAGAATGTACCatttgttctcctggtcctgctcacttcattgTACAACAGTTCTTACAATCTTGGGATTCTCTGAAActgttacattcatgtgccataatttgctcagccattcctgAATTACAGGC from Trichosurus vulpecula isolate mTriVul1 chromosome 8, mTriVul1.pri, whole genome shotgun sequence harbors:
- the HNRNPC gene encoding heterogeneous nuclear ribonucleoproteins C1/C2 isoform X3; translation: MASNVTNKTDPRSMNSRVFIGNLNTLVVKKTDVEAIFSKYGKIVGCSVHKGFAFVQYVNERNARAAVAGEDGRMIAGQVLDINLAAEPKVNRGKAGVKRSAAEMYGSSFDLDYDFQRDYYDRMYSYPARVPPPPPIARAVVPSKRQRVSGNTSRRGKSGFNSKSGQRGSSSKSGKLKGDDLQTIKKELTQIKQKVDSLLESLEKIEKEQSKQTVEMKNDKSEEEQSSSSLKKDETNVKMESEGGADDSAEEGDLLDDDDNEDRGDDQLELIKDDEKEAEEGEDDRDSANGEDDS
- the HNRNPC gene encoding heterogeneous nuclear ribonucleoproteins C1/C2 isoform X1 translates to MASNVTNKTDPRSMNSRVFIGNLNTLVVKKTDVEAIFSKYGKIVGCSVHKGFAFVQYVNERNARAAVAGEDGRMIAGQVLDINLAAEPKVNRGKAGVKRSAAEMYGSVPEHPSPSPLLSSSFDLDYDFQRDYYDRMYSYPARVPPPPPIARAVVPSKRQRVSGNTSRRGKSGFNSKSGQRGSSSKSGKLKGDDLQTIKKELTQIKQKVDSLLESLEKIEKEQSKQTVEMKNDKSEEEQSSSSLKKDETNVKMESEGGADDSAEEGDLLDDDDNEDRGDDQLELIKDDEKEAEEGEDDRDSANGEDDS
- the HNRNPC gene encoding heterogeneous nuclear ribonucleoproteins C1/C2 isoform X2, with amino-acid sequence MASNVTNKTDPRSMNSRVFIGNLNTLVVKKTDVEAIFSKYGKIVGCSVHKGFAFVQYVNERNARAAVAGEDGRMIAGQVLDINLAAEPKVNRGKAGVKRSAAEMYGSVPEHPSPSPLLSSSFDLDYDFQRDYYDRMYSYPARVPPPPPIARAVVPSKRQRVSGNTSRRGKSGFNSKSGQRGSSSKSGKLKGDDLQTIKKELTQIKQKVDSLLESLEKIEKEQSKQTEMKNDKSEEEQSSSSLKKDETNVKMESEGGADDSAEEGDLLDDDDNEDRGDDQLELIKDDEKEAEEGEDDRDSANGEDDS
- the HNRNPC gene encoding heterogeneous nuclear ribonucleoproteins C1/C2 isoform X4; translated protein: MASNVTNKTDPRSMNSRVFIGNLNTLVVKKTDVEAIFSKYGKIVGCSVHKGFAFVQYVNERNARAAVAGEDGRMIAGQVLDINLAAEPKVNRGKAGVKRSAAEMYGSSFDLDYDFQRDYYDRMYSYPARVPPPPPIARAVVPSKRQRVSGNTSRRGKSGFNSKSGQRGSSSKSGKLKGDDLQTIKKELTQIKQKVDSLLESLEKIEKEQSKQTEMKNDKSEEEQSSSSLKKDETNVKMESEGGADDSAEEGDLLDDDDNEDRGDDQLELIKDDEKEAEEGEDDRDSANGEDDS